TCTGCCCTGCATGCTCATGACATCGAAGTTTTTGGTCCGGCGAAAAACCCCAAAGTTCGGTTTAACATTCACCCGATTGCCGGGCGCGATGACGTGTCGATTACCTGCTCGGCTCCTTTGGTGGACCGGCGCGAAATCACTTCATCAAACGGTGAAACCGAACAACGATTTGTGATTTCCACAACGCTTTCTGTTGGGGACGAAAAGTGGCCGATTGAAATCACCTTGACCAATCGCGGGGCCATGTCGTCTCGCATGCTGCTGGGACGTCAGGCGCTGAATGATCACATCTCGATCTCGCCAACTGAAAAGCGGCTGCAACCGGACCTCAGCTATGACGTCTACCACACCTCCGCTCTGAAAAGCCGCGCGCCCAAACGTTCGCTGCGCATTGCCGTCTTGAGCCGGGAGGACAACTATTCCACGCGCCGTTTGGTCGAGGTGGGCGAGGCCCGCGGTCATTCAGTTGAAGTTATTGACACAACACGTTGTTATATGGCGATAAATGCGATGGCACCGGAAGTGTATTATGACGGCAAGCGGTTGCCGCGCTATGACGCGGTAATCCCGCGCATTGGCGCCTCCATCACGCCTTATGGCACCGCCGTTATCCGCCAGTTTGAAACCATTGGCACCTATTGTGTGAACGGATCTGCCGGCATCACCGCCTCGCGGGATAAACTGCATGCGCATCAGGTTCTGGCCTCCAAAAAAATCGGGATGCCCACTACTGCCTTTGCGGCTTCGCCCAAGGACACCTCCAACCTCATGGGTCTGGTCGGCACCGCACCTGTGATCGTGAAACTGCTGGAGTCCACGCAAGGCAAAGGGGTCGTTCTGGCCGAAACCAAAAAGGCCGCTGAATCCGTGATCGACGCCTTTCGCGGGCTCAAAGCCAACTTCCTGGTGCAGGATTTCGTCAAGGAAGCCGCAGGCGAAGACATTCGATGCCTTGTCATCGCAGGCAAGGTCGTCGCCGCCATGAAACGCACGGGTGCGGAGGGCGATTTCCGCTCCAACTTGCACCGAGGCGGGTCGGCAAAAGTGGTCCGGATCACCAAAGAAGAACGCGAGACTGCGGTGCGCGCCGCCCGCGCCTTCAGCTTGGGCAAGGCGGGCGTGGATCTGTTGCGTTCTGAGGCTGGCCCTAAAGTGCTGGAAGTGAATTCCTCGCCGGGCTTTGAGGGTATCGAAAAGGCAACAAACAAAGACATTGTCGGCAAGCTCTATGATGAAATAGAGACGCGCGTACGCCCGCAACCCTCTCGCAAACGGCGCGCTTGAAACGGCGTAGAGCGCGCGGATCAGACCCGCGCGCTCCGTGTTTTATCGACCCAAATGGTGCGTTTCCTGCAATCCGTAGACCGGGCCATCCAACCCTTCCATCCGCGCTTTGATCTGCAGCGACAGGAATTGCGAATAATGCCGTGATTGGTGCAGGTTACCACCATGGAACCAGAGCGCGTCCTGCTGCGTCGGCTTCCACATGTTGCGCTGCTCGCCTTCCCAAGGCCCGGGGTCTTTGGGCGTGTCTGAGCCAAGTCCCCAGACTTTGCCAACCTTATCCGCCGTGTCCTGATCAATG
This genomic interval from Paracoccaceae bacterium contains the following:
- the rimK gene encoding 30S ribosomal protein S6--L-glutamate ligase, which gives rise to MEKLTFGWEEWISLPDLGLPAIKAKVDTGARTSALHAHDIEVFGPAKNPKVRFNIHPIAGRDDVSITCSAPLVDRREITSSNGETEQRFVISTTLSVGDEKWPIEITLTNRGAMSSRMLLGRQALNDHISISPTEKRLQPDLSYDVYHTSALKSRAPKRSLRIAVLSREDNYSTRRLVEVGEARGHSVEVIDTTRCYMAINAMAPEVYYDGKRLPRYDAVIPRIGASITPYGTAVIRQFETIGTYCVNGSAGITASRDKLHAHQVLASKKIGMPTTAFAASPKDTSNLMGLVGTAPVIVKLLESTQGKGVVLAETKKAAESVIDAFRGLKANFLVQDFVKEAAGEDIRCLVIAGKVVAAMKRTGAEGDFRSNLHRGGSAKVVRITKEERETAVRAARAFSLGKAGVDLLRSEAGPKVLEVNSSPGFEGIEKATNKDIVGKLYDEIETRVRPQPSRKRRA